The segment GACCACGAGATCCGTGAAGCGTACAAGATGCTTGCTTCGATGGAAGGCGTGTTTTGCGAACCCGCGAGTGCGGCAAGTATCGCGGGATTGATCAAACTGGCGGCCAACGGATTCTTCGACGATGCCAAGCCTATCGTGGGCGACCGCGTTCGGGTCGTGTGTATTCTGACGGGTCACGGCTTGAAGGACCCCGATAGCGCCATCAAGTCCGCGGAACAACCGCAGACCGTGGATGCGTCCGAGGAAGCTGTTTTGGAGGTAATGGGCCTCCGTGAGGAAGTGCAGGTCTAGATGACTCAGAAAAAGTATGCGCTGATTTTCGACATGGACGGCGTCCTTGCGGACACCGAGCCGTTGATTGCGCGGGCAAGTATCGACATGTTTCGCGAATTGTACGGCGTGGAACTGACGGCCGAAGATTTTCGTCCGTTCATTGGCACGGGCGCGGTCCGCTACGTTGAAGGCCCCGCCGAGAAGATTGGACTCAAGATCGACCTTAAGAGAGCGTTGGAAGTACGCTTCCGTAATTTCTCTGCACTCTTGGACGCGGGCGAATGTCGTCCGTGCCCCGGCGCGATCGAACTCGTGCGCGCCGCGGCAGATAGCGGCGAGTGGAACCTTGCCATCGCCACGTCTAGTCCGACGGATAAGGCCAACGTCACGCTTAACGCGATTCAGGCGCCGGTCGACAAATTCGACGTCATCATCACCGGTGACATGGTGACGCACAAGAAGCCGCATCCGGAAATCTACATCGCAGCGCAAAATGCGGTGGGCCTCCCCTGCTCTCAGTGCTTGGTCGTCGAAGACGCCGTCACGGGCGTGCAATCGGCGAAATCGGCCAATCTCCGTTGTCTGGCGGTGACGTCGAGTTTCCGCGCGAGTGACTTGAGCCTCGCGGATTGCATTGTGGACTCCCTTGAGCACGTGACACTAGACACGTTGCGGAAGGTGTTGGAGTGAGTTCTGCCTGGCACTCTCTCGCAATCAAGAGTGGCTATGGATCGGACGATTGAGACCATTCGGATCGCTGGGCCTGTCTCGTACGCTGACCTGTACAATCGGCAGATTA is part of the Candidatus Hydrogenedentota bacterium genome and harbors:
- a CDS encoding HAD-IA family hydrolase, whose translation is MTQKKYALIFDMDGVLADTEPLIARASIDMFRELYGVELTAEDFRPFIGTGAVRYVEGPAEKIGLKIDLKRALEVRFRNFSALLDAGECRPCPGAIELVRAAADSGEWNLAIATSSPTDKANVTLNAIQAPVDKFDVIITGDMVTHKKPHPEIYIAAQNAVGLPCSQCLVVEDAVTGVQSAKSANLRCLAVTSSFRASDLSLADCIVDSLEHVTLDTLRKVLE